One part of the Falco peregrinus isolate bFalPer1 unplaced genomic scaffold, bFalPer1.pri scaffold_40, whole genome shotgun sequence genome encodes these proteins:
- the LOC129783415 gene encoding N-alpha-acetyltransferase 20-like, with amino-acid sequence MLCMFAVPGKAEGSVAGEEWLGRVAALSVAPEFQRLGLAAKLMELLGEISGKKGGFFVDLFVSVSNRVAVNMSKQLGSHVYRTVSERYSASSGEPDEDAYDTRKALCRDTEKKSIIPLPHPVRPEDNE; translated from the exons ATGCTCTGTATGTTCGCAGTACCGGGTAAGGCGGAAGGCTCTGTggctggggaagagtggctTGGACGTGTTGCTGCGCTCTCTGTTGCACCAGAATTTCAACGGCTGGGTTTGGCTGCTAAATTGATGGAACTACTGGGAGAAATTTCAGGAAA AAAGGGTGGATTTTTCGTCGATCTCTTTGTGAGCGTGTCAAATCGGGTTGCAGTAAATATGTCTAAGCAGCTCGGCTCCCATGTGTACCGGACAGTATCGGAGCGCTACTCTGCTAGCAGTGGAGAGCCAGATGAAGATGCTTACG ATACGAGGAAAGCTCTTTGCAGagatacagagaagaaatcaaTTATACCTCTGCCTCATCCTGTGAGACCAGAAGACAATGAGTAA